The Oncorhynchus tshawytscha isolate Ot180627B linkage group LG12, Otsh_v2.0, whole genome shotgun sequence genome includes a window with the following:
- the LOC112262972 gene encoding GTPase-activating protein and VPS9 domain-containing protein 1 isoform X4: MVKPDIHTLAHHLKQERLYVASEKQLIQRLNGDVLKTAERLYRAAWITKQQRINLDRLILTSAEASPAECCQHAKVLEDTQFLDGYKTLGFQESIYGEFLGRVRENPRLLASCLVAGERLNQEHTQGVIYTVFTSLYGNCIMQEDERYLLQVLRYLVEFELKESDNPRRLLRRGTCAFSILFKLFSEGLYSAKLFLTATLHEPIMQLLVEDEDHLETDPSKVTERFTPAQQERLFGEKGSEGYRQKVAAAVEANEAKLVTLVNKFIGYLKQNTYCFPHNLRWIVSQMYKTLSCVERLEVGEVRTMCTDLLLTCFICPAIVNPEQYGIISDAPINEVARFNLMQVGQLLQQLAMADDDGDPRRKNSLAKFDKSCVAAFLDVVIGGRAVETPPMSSMNLLEGLSRTVAYMTHSQLLCLVDFVRSVMAGDHLREEEHMLLETMLANVPQSRTVKSNSLELTPSNTPQLSPATTPANKKNRNIASRSRSRSELAQQGEAEASSLESLQEVMPEEVLVISLGSSPQTIPGMMSENEVLTMQLTDGSQGDTPADDTKHHGKPDKTLRFSLCSDNLEGISEGPSNRSNSVSSLDLEGESVSELGAGPSGSNGVEALQLLEHEHATTQDNLDDKLRKFEIRDMMGLTDDRDISETVSETWSTDVLGSDFDPNMDEDRLQEIAGATVENMLGSLLCLPGSSSVLLDPYGSTISETTSEAWSVEVLPSDSEAPDLKQEERLQELESCSGLGSTSDDTEVREVSSRPSTPGLSVISATSEDRGKTEDLRSECSSDFGGKDSVTSPDGEESSHGAHHSLASPASQADSLLAMFDPLSSGEGFSTGTIVRPKVHYARPLHPPPDPPIPETCALGQEPRYSLFTPHCLAQAELEHTKQRHSYPDRLVRSRSSDIVCQGRRPTSDPGLNRRAAAEERDPAGHFSMGPSSSPSKDSLKGEVEERKDSDEEKSDRNRPWWKKRFQSAIPKVLYWTAESEVPAPIAFRKRDRQEKDDVGHERVPQDDTMSRNSQAQAAEDILDKYRNIKRTSPSEGATAAAYDTTGELCGEEGLHDEALQNMSTDDLPDSASQTAQQHDSSKFSFSDAKKKLRLALCSADSVAFPLMAPATTRNGLPDHTDSEDNEIVCFLKVQLAEAINLQDKNQMAQIQETTRCVSRFDARTCRKLLAAIAEDYRKRAPYIAYLTRCRQGLQTSQAHLERLLQRVLRDKEVANRYFTTVCVRLLLEHMEAKSLDFIKAFQGCTASDDKTAAVEDFLRYLYGAMAHDAIWQYASEDQLQDAQMAIERSVMNRIFKLAFYPNQDGDILRDQLLQEHIARLSKVVTANHKALQIPEVYAREAPWPSAQSEIRTISAYKTPRDKVQCILRMCSTIMNLLSLANEDSVPGADDFVPVLVFVLIKANPPCLLSTIQYINNFYASRLSGEECYWWMQFTAAVEFIKTIDDRK; this comes from the exons ATGGTGAAGCCAGACATCCACACTCTGGCCCACCACCTGAAGCAGGAGCGGCTGTATGTGGCTTCAGAGAAGCAGCTGATCCAACGGCTCAACGGGGACGTGCTGAAGACTGCTGAGAGGCTGTACCGTGCTGCCTGGATCACCAAACAGCAGAGGATCAACCTCGACCGGCTCATTCTCACCAG TGCTGAGGCCTCCCCGGCCGAATGCTGCCAACATGCCAAAGTGCTGGAGGACACGCAGTTCCTGGACGGCTACAAGACTCTGGGCTTTCAGGAGAGCATCTATGGGGAGTTCCTGGGTCGGGTGCGCGAGAACCCTCGGCTGTTGGCCTCCTGTCTGGTGGCTGGGGAGAGGCTGAACCAGGAGCACACACAGGGGGTCATTTACACGGTCTTCACCTCCCTCTACGGTAACTGTATCATGCAGGAGGATGAGCGCTACCTGCTGCAG GTCCTCCGCTACTTGGTGGAGTTTGAGCTGAAGGAGAGCGACAACCCTCGGCGGCTGCTGCGGCGGGGCACGTGCGCCTTCAGCATCCTCTTCAAGCTCTTCTCCGAGGGGCTGTACTCGGCCAAGCTTTTCCTCACCGCCACTCTCCACGAGCCCATCATGCAGCTGCTGGTGGAGGACGAGGACCACCTGGAGACGGACCCCTCCAAGGTGACGGAGCGCTTCACGCCGGCCCAGCAGGAGCGCCTGTTTGGGGAGAAGGGCTCGGAGGGCTACAGACAGAAGGTGGCAGCTGCCGTGGAAGCCAACGAGGCCAAGCTGGTGACCCTGGTCAACAAGTTCATCGGCTACCTGAAGCAGAACACCTACTGCTTCCCCCACAACCTGCGCTGGATAGTGTCTCAGATGTACAAGACGCTATCGTGCGTGGAACGGCTGGAGGTGGGTGAGGTGCGGACCATGTGCACGGACCTGCTGCTCACCTGCTTCATCTGCCCAGCCATAGTCAACCCTGAGCAGTACGGCATCATCTCAGACGCCCCTATCAACGAGGTGGCTCGCTTCAACCTCATGCAG GTAGGGCAGCTTCTTCAACAGTTGGCAATGGCTGACGATGATGGAGACCCCCGGAGGAAAAACAGTTTGGCCAAGTTCGATAAG AGCTGTGTAGCTGCCTTCTTGGATGTGGTAATCGGAGGGAGAGCTGTGGAGACACCGCCCATGTCCTCCATGAACCTACTAGAAGGACTCAGCAGGACTGTGGCGTACATGACACACAGTCAGCTCCTCTGCCTG GTGGACTTTGTACGGAGTGTGATGGCAGGGGACCACCTCCGGGAGGAGGAGCACATGCTCCTGGAGACCATGCTGGCCAACGTTCCCCAGTCCCGCACGGTGAAGAGCAACAGTCTGGAGCTCACCCCCTCCAACACCCCCCAGCTCTCCCCAGCCACCACCCCCGccaacaaaaaaaacaggaaCATAG CCTCCCGCAGTCGTAGCCGTTCCGAGCTGGCCCAGCAGGGGGAGGCAGAGGCTAGCTCTCTGGAGTCCCTGCAGGAGGTTATGCCAGAGGAGGTGCTGGTGATCTCACTAGGAAGCAGCCCGCAGACCATCCCTGGGATGATGTCAGAGAATGAG GTGTTGACCATGCAGCTGACTGATGGGTCACAAGGGGACACTCCTGCAGATGACACCAAGCAccatggcaagccagacaaaaccCTACGCTTCTCCCTCTGCAGTGACAACCTGGAGGGCATCTCAGAGG GTCCATCCAACCGGTCTAACTCCGTGTCGTCTCTGGACCTGGAGGGAGAGTCTGTGTCTGAGCTGGGAGCTGGGCCATCAGGGAGCAATGGGGTGGAGGCTCTACAACTGCTGGAGCATGAACATG CCACCACTCAGGACAACCTGGATGACAAACTGCGTAAGTTTGAGATCCGCGACATGATGGGCCTGACAGATGACCGGGACATCTCTGAGACAGTGAGTGAGACCTGGAGCACAGACGTGCTGGGCAGCGACTTTGACCCCAACATGGATGAGGATCGACTGCAGGAAATAGCTG GGGCGACTGTTGAGAACATGCTGGGCAGCCTGCTGTGCCTACCAGGCTCCAGCTCAGTGCTGCTAGACCCTTATGGATCCACCATCTCAGAGACCACCAGCGAGGCCTGGAGTGTGGAGGTCCTGCCCAGCGACTCAG AAGCGCCAGACCTGAAGCAGGAAGAGCGTCTACAGGAGTTGGAGAGCTGCTCagggctgggcagcacctccgaTGACACAGAGGTCAGAGAGGTCAGCTCCCGGCCCAGCACCCCAGGGCTCAGCGTCATCTCAG CGACATCAGAAGATAGAGGCAAGACGGAGGACCTGCGGTCGGAGTGCAGCTCGGACTTTGGGGGGAAGGACTCTGTGACCAGTCCAGATGGGGAGGAGTCGTCCCAcg GAGCACACCACAGTTTGGCTTCTCCGGCCTCGCAGGCAGACTCCTTACTGGCCATGTTCGATCCCCTATCCTCCGGGGAAG GTTTCTCTACTGGTACCATCGTGAGGCCCAAAGTGCACTACGCCAGGCCCCTTCATCCTCCCCCTGACCCTCCCATCCCAGAGACCTGTGCCCTCGGCCAGGAGCCCCGCTACTCCCTGTTCACGCCCCACTGCCTGGCCCAAGCCGAGCTGGAGCACACCAAGCAGCGCCACTCCTACCCAGACAGGCTGGTACGCAGTCGCAGCTCTGACATTGTCTGCCAAGGCCGCCGGCCTACCAGCGACCCGGGCCTCAACCGCAGAGCGGCAGCCGAGGAGCGGGATCCTGCCGGGCACTTCTCCATGGGGCCGTCCTCGTCCCCCAGCAAGGATTCCCTAAAAGGAGAG GTTGAGGAGAGAAAGGACAGTGATGAGGAAAAGTCTGATCGCAACAGACCATGGTGGAAGAAACGCTTTCAGTCAGCCATTCCCAAAG TGCTGTATTGGACGGCTGAGAGTGAAGTCCCAG CTCCGATAGCCTTCCGGAAAAGGGACAGGCAGGAGAAAGACGATGTGGGCCATGAACGCGTCCCACAAG ATGACACTATGTCCAGGAACTCCCAGGCCCAGGCAGCAGAAGACATCCTGGACAAATACAGGAACATCAAGAGGACCAGCCCTAGTGAAGGAGCCACCGCTGCAGCCTATGACACCACAGGAG AGCTGTGTGGAGAGGAGGGTTTACACGACGAAGCTCTGCAGAACATGTCCACAGACGACCTGCCAGactcagccagccagacagcccaGCAACACGACTCCAGCAAGTTCTCATTCAG TGATGCAAAGAAGAAGTTGAGACTGGCCTTGTGTTCAGCAGACTCTGTGGCTTTCCCCCTCATGGCTCCTGCCACCACACGCAATGGGCTGCCTGACCACACGGACTCTGAAG ACAATGAGATCGTGTGCTTCCTGAAGGTCCAGCTGGCGGAGGCCATCAACCTGCAGGATAAGAACCAGATGGCCCAGATCCAGGAGACCACTCGCTGCGTCAGCCGCTTCGACGCACGTACCTGCAGGAAGCTGCTGGCAGCCATCGCCGAGGATTACAG GAAGCGGGCGCCCTACATAGCGTATCTGACGCGGTGTCGACAAGGCCTGCAGACGTCCCAGGCCCACCTGGAGCGGCTGCTGCAGCGGGTGCTGAGGGACAAGGAGGTGGCTAACCGCTACTTCACCACAGTCTGTGTTCGCCTCCTACTGGAACACATGGAGGCGAAGTCCCTGGACTTCATCAAAG CCTTCCAGGGGTGCACAGCGTCAGACGACAAGACGGCGGCGGTGGAGGACTTCCTGCGCTACCTGTACGGGGCCATGGCCCATGATGCCATCTGGCAGTATGCCAGCGAGGACCAGCTGCAGGATGCCCAGATGGCCATAGAGCGCAGCGTCATGAACCGCATCTTCAAGCTGGCCTTCTACCCCAACCAGGACGGGGACATCCTGAGAGACCA GCTTCTACAGGAACATATAGCGCGTCTCTCAAAGGTGGTGACGGCAAATCACAAAGCTCTTCAAATCCCAGAG GTGTATGCGAGGGAGGCTCCCTGGCCATCTGCCCAGTCAGAGATCCGGACCATCAGTGCCTACAAGACTCCTCGGGACAAAGTGCAGTGTATCCTGCGCATGTGTTCCACCATCATGAACCTCCTGAGTCTGGCCAACGAGGACTCTGTCCCTGGAGCTGACGACTTCGTCCCTGTGCTTGTCTTTGTCCTGATAAAG GCAAACCCGCCCTGCCTGCTGTCCACTATTCAGTACATCAATAATTTCTACGCCAGCCGGCTGAGTGGGGAGGAGTGCTATTGGTGGATGCAGTTCACCGCGGCAGTGGAATTCATTAAGACAATCGATGATCGCAAGTGA
- the LOC112262972 gene encoding GTPase-activating protein and VPS9 domain-containing protein 1 isoform X2, which produces MVKPDIHTLAHHLKQERLYVASEKQLIQRLNGDVLKTAERLYRAAWITKQQRINLDRLILTSAEASPAECCQHAKVLEDTQFLDGYKTLGFQESIYGEFLGRVRENPRLLASCLVAGERLNQEHTQGVIYTVFTSLYGNCIMQEDERYLLQVLRYLVEFELKESDNPRRLLRRGTCAFSILFKLFSEGLYSAKLFLTATLHEPIMQLLVEDEDHLETDPSKVTERFTPAQQERLFGEKGSEGYRQKVAAAVEANEAKLVTLVNKFIGYLKQNTYCFPHNLRWIVSQMYKTLSCVERLEVGEVRTMCTDLLLTCFICPAIVNPEQYGIISDAPINEVARFNLMQVGQLLQQLAMADDDGDPRRKNSLAKFDKSCVAAFLDVVIGGRAVETPPMSSMNLLEGLSRTVAYMTHSQLLCLVDFVRSVMAGDHLREEEHMLLETMLANVPQSRTVKSNSLELTPSNTPQLSPATTPANKKNRNIGQQLATSWDSTTTTLSAHIPLVTPFASRSRSRSELAQQGEAEASSLESLQEVMPEEVLVISLGSSPQTIPGMMSENEVLTMQLTDGSQGDTPADDTKHHGKPDKTLRFSLCSDNLEGISEGPSNRSNSVSSLDLEGESVSELGAGPSGSNGVEALQLLEHEHATTQDNLDDKLRKFEIRDMMGLTDDRDISETVSETWSTDVLGSDFDPNMDEDRLQEIAGATVENMLGSLLCLPGSSSVLLDPYGSTISETTSEAWSVEVLPSDSEAPDLKQEERLQELESCSGLGSTSDDTEVREVSSRPSTPGLSVISATSEDRGKTEDLRSECSSDFGGKDSVTSPDGEESSHGAHHSLASPASQADSLLAMFDPLSSGEGFSTGTIVRPKVHYARPLHPPPDPPIPETCALGQEPRYSLFTPHCLAQAELEHTKQRHSYPDRLVRSRSSDIVCQGRRPTSDPGLNRRAAAEERDPAGHFSMGPSSSPSKDSLKGEVEERKDSDEEKSDRNRPWWKKRFQSAIPKAPIAFRKRDRQEKDDVGHERVPQDDTMSRNSQAQAAEDILDKYRNIKRTSPSEGATAAAYDTTGELCGEEGLHDEALQNMSTDDLPDSASQTAQQHDSSKFSFSDAKKKLRLALCSADSVAFPLMAPATTRNGLPDHTDSEDNEIVCFLKVQLAEAINLQDKNQMAQIQETTRCVSRFDARTCRKLLAAIAEDYRKRAPYIAYLTRCRQGLQTSQAHLERLLQRVLRDKEVANRYFTTVCVRLLLEHMEAKSLDFIKAFQGCTASDDKTAAVEDFLRYLYGAMAHDAIWQYASEDQLQDAQMAIERSVMNRIFKLAFYPNQDGDILRDQLLQEHIARLSKVVTANHKALQIPEVYAREAPWPSAQSEIRTISAYKTPRDKVQCILRMCSTIMNLLSLANEDSVPGADDFVPVLVFVLIKANPPCLLSTIQYINNFYASRLSGEECYWWMQFTAAVEFIKTIDDRK; this is translated from the exons ATGGTGAAGCCAGACATCCACACTCTGGCCCACCACCTGAAGCAGGAGCGGCTGTATGTGGCTTCAGAGAAGCAGCTGATCCAACGGCTCAACGGGGACGTGCTGAAGACTGCTGAGAGGCTGTACCGTGCTGCCTGGATCACCAAACAGCAGAGGATCAACCTCGACCGGCTCATTCTCACCAG TGCTGAGGCCTCCCCGGCCGAATGCTGCCAACATGCCAAAGTGCTGGAGGACACGCAGTTCCTGGACGGCTACAAGACTCTGGGCTTTCAGGAGAGCATCTATGGGGAGTTCCTGGGTCGGGTGCGCGAGAACCCTCGGCTGTTGGCCTCCTGTCTGGTGGCTGGGGAGAGGCTGAACCAGGAGCACACACAGGGGGTCATTTACACGGTCTTCACCTCCCTCTACGGTAACTGTATCATGCAGGAGGATGAGCGCTACCTGCTGCAG GTCCTCCGCTACTTGGTGGAGTTTGAGCTGAAGGAGAGCGACAACCCTCGGCGGCTGCTGCGGCGGGGCACGTGCGCCTTCAGCATCCTCTTCAAGCTCTTCTCCGAGGGGCTGTACTCGGCCAAGCTTTTCCTCACCGCCACTCTCCACGAGCCCATCATGCAGCTGCTGGTGGAGGACGAGGACCACCTGGAGACGGACCCCTCCAAGGTGACGGAGCGCTTCACGCCGGCCCAGCAGGAGCGCCTGTTTGGGGAGAAGGGCTCGGAGGGCTACAGACAGAAGGTGGCAGCTGCCGTGGAAGCCAACGAGGCCAAGCTGGTGACCCTGGTCAACAAGTTCATCGGCTACCTGAAGCAGAACACCTACTGCTTCCCCCACAACCTGCGCTGGATAGTGTCTCAGATGTACAAGACGCTATCGTGCGTGGAACGGCTGGAGGTGGGTGAGGTGCGGACCATGTGCACGGACCTGCTGCTCACCTGCTTCATCTGCCCAGCCATAGTCAACCCTGAGCAGTACGGCATCATCTCAGACGCCCCTATCAACGAGGTGGCTCGCTTCAACCTCATGCAG GTAGGGCAGCTTCTTCAACAGTTGGCAATGGCTGACGATGATGGAGACCCCCGGAGGAAAAACAGTTTGGCCAAGTTCGATAAG AGCTGTGTAGCTGCCTTCTTGGATGTGGTAATCGGAGGGAGAGCTGTGGAGACACCGCCCATGTCCTCCATGAACCTACTAGAAGGACTCAGCAGGACTGTGGCGTACATGACACACAGTCAGCTCCTCTGCCTG GTGGACTTTGTACGGAGTGTGATGGCAGGGGACCACCTCCGGGAGGAGGAGCACATGCTCCTGGAGACCATGCTGGCCAACGTTCCCCAGTCCCGCACGGTGAAGAGCAACAGTCTGGAGCTCACCCCCTCCAACACCCCCCAGCTCTCCCCAGCCACCACCCCCGccaacaaaaaaaacaggaaCATAG GACAACAGTTAGCAACTTCCTGGGACTCCACAACCACCACCCTGTCTGCTCACATTCCATTAGTTACCCCTTTTG CCTCCCGCAGTCGTAGCCGTTCCGAGCTGGCCCAGCAGGGGGAGGCAGAGGCTAGCTCTCTGGAGTCCCTGCAGGAGGTTATGCCAGAGGAGGTGCTGGTGATCTCACTAGGAAGCAGCCCGCAGACCATCCCTGGGATGATGTCAGAGAATGAG GTGTTGACCATGCAGCTGACTGATGGGTCACAAGGGGACACTCCTGCAGATGACACCAAGCAccatggcaagccagacaaaaccCTACGCTTCTCCCTCTGCAGTGACAACCTGGAGGGCATCTCAGAGG GTCCATCCAACCGGTCTAACTCCGTGTCGTCTCTGGACCTGGAGGGAGAGTCTGTGTCTGAGCTGGGAGCTGGGCCATCAGGGAGCAATGGGGTGGAGGCTCTACAACTGCTGGAGCATGAACATG CCACCACTCAGGACAACCTGGATGACAAACTGCGTAAGTTTGAGATCCGCGACATGATGGGCCTGACAGATGACCGGGACATCTCTGAGACAGTGAGTGAGACCTGGAGCACAGACGTGCTGGGCAGCGACTTTGACCCCAACATGGATGAGGATCGACTGCAGGAAATAGCTG GGGCGACTGTTGAGAACATGCTGGGCAGCCTGCTGTGCCTACCAGGCTCCAGCTCAGTGCTGCTAGACCCTTATGGATCCACCATCTCAGAGACCACCAGCGAGGCCTGGAGTGTGGAGGTCCTGCCCAGCGACTCAG AAGCGCCAGACCTGAAGCAGGAAGAGCGTCTACAGGAGTTGGAGAGCTGCTCagggctgggcagcacctccgaTGACACAGAGGTCAGAGAGGTCAGCTCCCGGCCCAGCACCCCAGGGCTCAGCGTCATCTCAG CGACATCAGAAGATAGAGGCAAGACGGAGGACCTGCGGTCGGAGTGCAGCTCGGACTTTGGGGGGAAGGACTCTGTGACCAGTCCAGATGGGGAGGAGTCGTCCCAcg GAGCACACCACAGTTTGGCTTCTCCGGCCTCGCAGGCAGACTCCTTACTGGCCATGTTCGATCCCCTATCCTCCGGGGAAG GTTTCTCTACTGGTACCATCGTGAGGCCCAAAGTGCACTACGCCAGGCCCCTTCATCCTCCCCCTGACCCTCCCATCCCAGAGACCTGTGCCCTCGGCCAGGAGCCCCGCTACTCCCTGTTCACGCCCCACTGCCTGGCCCAAGCCGAGCTGGAGCACACCAAGCAGCGCCACTCCTACCCAGACAGGCTGGTACGCAGTCGCAGCTCTGACATTGTCTGCCAAGGCCGCCGGCCTACCAGCGACCCGGGCCTCAACCGCAGAGCGGCAGCCGAGGAGCGGGATCCTGCCGGGCACTTCTCCATGGGGCCGTCCTCGTCCCCCAGCAAGGATTCCCTAAAAGGAGAG GTTGAGGAGAGAAAGGACAGTGATGAGGAAAAGTCTGATCGCAACAGACCATGGTGGAAGAAACGCTTTCAGTCAGCCATTCCCAAAG CTCCGATAGCCTTCCGGAAAAGGGACAGGCAGGAGAAAGACGATGTGGGCCATGAACGCGTCCCACAAG ATGACACTATGTCCAGGAACTCCCAGGCCCAGGCAGCAGAAGACATCCTGGACAAATACAGGAACATCAAGAGGACCAGCCCTAGTGAAGGAGCCACCGCTGCAGCCTATGACACCACAGGAG AGCTGTGTGGAGAGGAGGGTTTACACGACGAAGCTCTGCAGAACATGTCCACAGACGACCTGCCAGactcagccagccagacagcccaGCAACACGACTCCAGCAAGTTCTCATTCAG TGATGCAAAGAAGAAGTTGAGACTGGCCTTGTGTTCAGCAGACTCTGTGGCTTTCCCCCTCATGGCTCCTGCCACCACACGCAATGGGCTGCCTGACCACACGGACTCTGAAG ACAATGAGATCGTGTGCTTCCTGAAGGTCCAGCTGGCGGAGGCCATCAACCTGCAGGATAAGAACCAGATGGCCCAGATCCAGGAGACCACTCGCTGCGTCAGCCGCTTCGACGCACGTACCTGCAGGAAGCTGCTGGCAGCCATCGCCGAGGATTACAG GAAGCGGGCGCCCTACATAGCGTATCTGACGCGGTGTCGACAAGGCCTGCAGACGTCCCAGGCCCACCTGGAGCGGCTGCTGCAGCGGGTGCTGAGGGACAAGGAGGTGGCTAACCGCTACTTCACCACAGTCTGTGTTCGCCTCCTACTGGAACACATGGAGGCGAAGTCCCTGGACTTCATCAAAG CCTTCCAGGGGTGCACAGCGTCAGACGACAAGACGGCGGCGGTGGAGGACTTCCTGCGCTACCTGTACGGGGCCATGGCCCATGATGCCATCTGGCAGTATGCCAGCGAGGACCAGCTGCAGGATGCCCAGATGGCCATAGAGCGCAGCGTCATGAACCGCATCTTCAAGCTGGCCTTCTACCCCAACCAGGACGGGGACATCCTGAGAGACCA GCTTCTACAGGAACATATAGCGCGTCTCTCAAAGGTGGTGACGGCAAATCACAAAGCTCTTCAAATCCCAGAG GTGTATGCGAGGGAGGCTCCCTGGCCATCTGCCCAGTCAGAGATCCGGACCATCAGTGCCTACAAGACTCCTCGGGACAAAGTGCAGTGTATCCTGCGCATGTGTTCCACCATCATGAACCTCCTGAGTCTGGCCAACGAGGACTCTGTCCCTGGAGCTGACGACTTCGTCCCTGTGCTTGTCTTTGTCCTGATAAAG GCAAACCCGCCCTGCCTGCTGTCCACTATTCAGTACATCAATAATTTCTACGCCAGCCGGCTGAGTGGGGAGGAGTGCTATTGGTGGATGCAGTTCACCGCGGCAGTGGAATTCATTAAGACAATCGATGATCGCAAGTGA